A genomic segment from Phragmites australis chromosome 6, lpPhrAust1.1, whole genome shotgun sequence encodes:
- the LOC133920933 gene encoding receptor-like serine/threonine-protein kinase ALE2 — translation MGGVGGGLLLVLLLLLRAASTLRATVLPRSAPNPSNPPEVRMSGPQISPAFSPRALSPVSPGPGFAGRNHHKHLHRRESNHAPSPSSSPPPEAEGCSSYTCTEPMTATPIGSPCGCVLPISVIVDLDVAPYLLFMRIAELEVEVAAGTFLKQSQVKIMAAIASIQDDQKTRVTIYLVPLREHFDTYTASLISDRFMDNKVQINSSIFGDYKVINISYPGLRSQSPSLPWGSDPSGVEEDPITAEVSNKKKKHKKSDIWVIVVVSGSSLALILACAGLMILIVKWMKHGRLHEAKSPATNTAVNRRYGARSTLSTSMVSSASASMLSTVATCTTSVKTFSLAQLQKATDGFNSKRVLGQGGFGRVYHGTMEDGNEIAVKLLTREDRSGDREFIAEVEMLSRLHHRNLVKLIGICIERSKRCLVYELIRNGSVESHLHGADKTKGMLNWDVRMKIALGAARGLAYLHEDSNPHVIHRDFKASNILLEEDFTPKVTDFGLAREASNGTQPISTRVMGTFGYVAPEYAMTGHLLVKSDVYSYGVVLLELLSGRKPVSISNSKDPENLVTWARPLLSHKEGLEKLIDPSLDGNFNFDNVAKVASIASMCVHTDPSQRPFMGEVVQALKLIYNDADEACDDSYSPRDSSCDPDGDYQGGLVFESGSWGIEASGCLDYRHSPPFVTMEYSSGRIEGLHDPRAAFSTGSHVQSPVLQNRSGPLRMKKKLASFYRSRGSISEHGHLPHH, via the exons ATGGGCGGTGTTGGCGGCGGATTGCTCCTCGTGCTGCTCCTCCTGCTCCGCGCGGCCTCCACCCTCCGTG CTACCGTATTACCTAGGTCAGCACCAAATCCATCAAATCCCCCTGAAGTGAGAATGTCTGGACCTCAAATTTCCCCAGCATTTTCTCCTAGGGCACTGTCTCCAGTATCTCCTGGACCTG gctttgctggtcgTAATCATCACAAGCACCTGCACCGTAGAGAGTCAAATCATGCCCCTTCAccatcctcatctcccccacccgaagccgaag GTTGTTCTAGCTATACTTGCACCGAGCCAATGACTGCAACACCGATTGGTTCCCCATGTGGCTGTGTCCTGCCAATTAGTGTTATAGTTGATCTGGATGTTGCTCCGTATTTACTGTTCATGCGCATAGCAGAGTTAGAAGTTGAAGTTGCAGCTGGGACATTTCTTAAACAAAGTCAGGTGAAAATTATGGCTGCAATTGCAAGTATCCAAGATGACCAGAAGACAAGGGTGACCATTTATTTGGTGCCACTAAGAGAACACTTTGATACTTATACAGCATCCCTAATATCTGATAGGTTCATGGATAATAAGGTTCAGATAAATTCATCTATTTTTGGAGATTATAAAGTTATAAATATCAGCTATCCAG GGTTGCGATCCCAGTCACCATCTCTGCCTTGGGGATCAGATCCTTCAGGAGTCGAAGAAGATCCTATAACTGCAGAAGTGTccaataagaagaaaaaacacaagAAATCAGATATTTGGGTCATTGTTGTAGTGTCAGGGTCTTCTCTTGCACTTATTTTGGCATGTGCCGGGCTCATGATTTTAATAGTAAAATGGATGAAACATGGACGGCTTCATGAGGCTAAGAGCCCTGCAACTAACACAGCAGTTAATAGAAGATATG GCGCCAGATCAACTTTGTCAACTAGCATGGTGAGCTCTGCGTCAGCATCGATGCTTTCAACAGTGGCTACTTGCACGACATCTGTAAAGACATTTTCGCTAGCCCAGCTTCAAAAGGCCACAGATGGTTTTAATTCAAAACGAGTTTTGGGTCAAGGTGGATTTGGACGTGTCTATCATGGGACAATGGAGGATGGAAACGAAATTGCTGTTAAACTGCTCACAAGGGAGGACAGGAGTGGTGATCGTGAGTTCATTGCGGAAGTGGAAATGCTCAGTCGACTACACCACCGTAATCTTGTCAAACTGATTGGTATATGCATCGAGCGGAGCAAAAGGTGTCTTGTTTATGAGCTCATACGCAATGGAAGTGTTGAATCCCATCTTCATG GTGCTGACAAGACTAAGGGGATGCTGAACTGGGATGTCAGGATGAAAATTGCTCTTGGGGCCGCTAGAGGCCTAGCTTACCTACATGAAGATTCAAACCCTCATGTTATACACCGTGATTTCAAGGCCAGCAATATATTGCTGGAGGAAGATTTCACTCCCAAGGTTACTGATTTTGGTTTGGCAAGGGAAGCATCCAATGGAACTCAACCCATATCTACTAGGGTAATGGGTACTTTTGG GTATGTTGCTCCAGAATATGCCATGACGGGGCATCTTCTTGTGAAGAGTGACGTCTACAGTTATGGGGTTGTCTTGCTCGAGCTTTTATCAGGAAGGAAGCCTGTAAGCATCTCTAATTCCAAGGATCCTGAGAACCTTGTGACTTGGGCCCGTCCTCTGCTATCCCATAAGGAGGGCTTGGAGAAGCTAATTGATCCTTCTCTGGATGGAAACTTCAACTTTGACAATGTAGCTAAAGTGGCATCCATCGCTTCCATGTGCGTGCACACTGATCCGTCACAGAGGCCATTCATGGGTGAAGTGGTCCAGGCACTGAAGCTTATCTACAATGATGCAGATGAGGCTTGTGACGATTCTTACAGCCCAAGGGATTCATCATGTGACCCAGACGGTGACTACCAAGGGGGCCTGGTCTTTGAGAGCGGCAGCTGGGGCATTGAGGCCTCTGGGTGTTTAGACTACCGGCATTCCCCACCATTTGTAACTATGGAGTACAGTTCGGGCCGAATTGAAGGACTGCATGACCCTCGCGCGGCATTTTCAACGGGCTCCCATGTGCAATCACCAGTGCTGCAGAATAGATCAGGCCCCTTGCGGATGAAGAAAAAGCTTGCCTCCTTCTACCGTTCCAGAGGCAGCATTAGCGAGCATGGGCACCTGCCTCACCATTGA
- the LOC133920935 gene encoding uncharacterized protein LOC133920935: MAATAMDHDGGDAVTPGELLGNSLTLVAGRGAYADGRSVRASVTGRRRIVPPPPGSSDQRSTVEVVGHKAHGAVPQPGSVVIARVTKVMARMASADIMCVDSKAVKEKFTGMIRQQDVRATEIDKVDMYQSYRPGDIVRAMVLSLGDARAYYLSTAKNELGVVSAQSVAGGTLIPISWTEMQCDLTGQIEQRKVAKVE; encoded by the exons ATGGCGGCCACGGCGATGGACCACGACGGCGGCGACGCGGTCACGCCGGGGGAGCTCCTAGGAAACTCGTTAACCCTCGTGGCCGGACGCGGCGCCTACGCTGACGGCCGCTCCGTGCGCGCGTCGGTCAccggccgccgccgcatcgTGCCGCCCCCACCCGGCTCCTCCGACCAG AGGTCCACGGTGGAGGTGGTCGGTCACAAGGCGCATGgagccgtcccgcagccgggaAGCGTCGTCATTGCCCGT GTAACAAAGGTTATGGCTAGAATGGCCTCTGCAGACATCATGTGTGTTGATTCAAAGGCTGTCAAGGAAAAGTTCACTGGCATGATAAG GCAGCAAGATGTTCGTGCAACTGAAATTGACAAGGTGGATATGTACCAGTCATATCGGCCCGGGGACATTGTTAGAGCTATGGTT CTTTCTCTTGGTGATGCAAGGGCATATTACCTTTCCACTGCGAAGAATGAACTTGGAGTTGTTTCAGCCCAAAGTGTAGCTG GTGGTACATTGATCCCAATCAGTTGGACAGAGATGCAATGTGACTTGACCGGCCAAATTGAGCAAAGGAAAGTTGCCAAGGTGGAGTAG
- the LOC133920936 gene encoding carboxyl-terminal-processing peptidase 2, chloroplastic-like gives MATCSRPRFVSASASPSRVSLRRLHTVAVVSIWEPRPPLRAAGCCFSQTKHCCMRSTKCLASGPSASILKRPIKRLLSRYSSLIIILRGNLDRCYNAVTSMRQDGASKHFMSVGFGRMVLGMVLVMSISAATYTAPSSSALTEENLLFLEAWRAVDRAYYDKSFNGQSWFRYRENALRIEPMNTREETYAAIKKMLSTLDDPFTRFLEPEKLKSLRSGTQGTLTGVGLSIGYPMALNGSPAGVAVMTATPGGPAEKAGILPGDIILAIDNRSTEDMDIYDAAQRLQGPEGSSVDLSIRSGANTMHVVLKRQTVTLNPVRSRMCEIPGAKDSSKIGYIKLTTFNQNAAESVKEAIKTLRDNNVKSFVLDLRNNSGGLFPEGIEIAKIWMDKGVIVYICDSQGVRDIYEADGADTIAASEPLVVLVNKGTASASEILAGALKDNKRAVVYGEPTYGKGKIQSVFALSDGSGLAVTVARYETPAHTDIDKVGVIPDRPLPSSFPSDEDGFCSCLRDSTSPCNLNAAQLFARS, from the exons ATGGCGACGTGCTCGCGCCCGCGCTTcgtctccgcctccgcctcacCGTCGCGGGTTTCCCTTCGCCGCCTTCACACG GTAGCAGTTGTATCTATATGGGAACCTCGTCCACCACTGCGAGCTGCCGGCTGCTGCTTTTCTCAAACGAAGCATTGCTGTATGAGATCCACCAAATGTTTAGCGAGTGGACCGTCTGCCTCCATATTGAAGCGGCCAATAAAGAGACTGCTGTCTCGTTACTCTTCCCTGATTATCATATTGCGTGGTAATCTCGACCGATGTTACAATGCTGTGACCTCAATGCGCCAGGATGGGGCATCCAAGCACTTTATGTCTGTCGGTTTTGGACGCATGGTTTTAGGGATGGTGCTCGTCATGTCCATCTCGGCAGCCACCTATACAGCACCGTCAT CATCGGCACTTACAGAGGaaaatttgcttttcctggaGGCTTGGCGTGCAGTTGATCGCGCATACTATGACAAATCATTCAATGGACAGAGTTGGTTTAGATACCGTGAGAATGCTCTTCGCATTGAACCAATGAATACACGAGAAGAGACAT ATGCAGCAATCAAGAAAATGCTTTCAACATTGGATGACCCATTCACTCGTTTCTTGGAACCTGAGAAATTGAAGAGCTTGCGG TCTGGCACGCAAGGCACACTCACGGGTGTAGGTTTATCGATTGGCTACCCAATGGCACTTAATGGATCACCTGCAGGGGTTGCTGTTATGACAGCCACCCCAGGTGGTCCTGCAGAAAAAGCCGGCATTCTTCCTGGAGACATCATTTTGGCAATTGACAACAGAAGTACAGAAGACATGGATATATATGATGCAGCACAACGCTTACA GGGGCCTGAAGGAAGTTCAGTAGATTTGTCTATTCGTAGTGGGGCCAATACCATGCATGTCGTTCTGAA GAGACAAACAGTCACTTTAAACCCAGTGAGGTCGAGGATGTGTGAGATTCCTGGTGCAAAAGATAGCTCAAAGATTGGTTACATCAAATTAACAACTTTTAATCAAAATGCTGCAG AATCCGTTAAGGAGGCCATTAAGACATTAAGGGACAACAACGTTAAATCCTTTGTGTTGGATCTGCGGAATAACAG TGGTGGCCTTTTTCCTGAAGGAATTGAAATTGCAAAGATTTG GATGGACAAGGGAGTTATTGTATATATATGCGATAGCCAAGGCGTTCGTGACATTTATGAGGCAGATGGAGCTGATACAATTGCTGCATCGGAACCTTTGGTTGTGCTG GTAAATAAAGGAACTGCAAGTGCAAGTGAGATCCTTGCTGGAGCACTGAAAGACAATAAACGGGCAGTCGTATATGGGGAACCAACATATGGAAAAGG GAAGATTCAATCGGTGTTTGCATTGTCTGATGGATCTGGCTTAGCTGTGACCGTAGCGCGTTATGAAACTCCTGCACATACCGACATTGACAAG GTTGGTGTGATCCCAGACCGACCACTGCCATCGTCATTCCCGTCAGATGAAGATGGCTTTTGCAGCTGCCTCAGGGATTCAACGTCCCCTTGCAACCTGAATGCTGCGCAGCTGTTTGCGCGATCATGA
- the LOC133920937 gene encoding uncharacterized protein LOC133920937 isoform X2 has protein sequence MLRLRQVRSVLLNPFQPLAPAAMDAGDPSNSLALTAIEPSPLSPTKKNKKPANPPKRFVHTPIPPSILSDPTLAAAATSLLPANYNFELPKTAHRIRSAGARRVALQLPEGLLLFSLPLSHLLAPYLEPDPANDVLVLADATYGACCLADRPAKALAADVLVHYGHSCLVPVTSSLLPVLYVFVEIRVDANRLAAAVRNAFPDADAAPRLAIAGTVQFISAVHAAREMLTREGYRDIVVPQAKPLSAGEILGCTAPALKKSEGVGAVVFVADGRFHLEAFMIANPGVKAYRFDPFLGVLVLEEYDHVGMKQARKAAVLAARKAKNWGVVLGTLGRQGSVKVLDRVMEHLDEKGLEYTVVLMSELSPARMELFGDSVDAWVQIACPRLSIDWGEGFKKPVLTTFEFDVALGYVPGWWEKGSREWGGQGGSGCCPGSGGTCGNCDCSAGDCSGEDFGGEYPMDYYSQDGGDWNSCYMKKKPSTGERKPRVRIGSGV, from the exons ATGCTCCGTCTCAGGCAAGTCCGCTCGGTGCTCCTGAACCCTTTTCAGCCTCTCGCACCCGCCGCCATGGACGCTGGCGACCCCTCCAACTCGCTCGCCCTTACCGCCATCGAGCCATCCCCTTTGAGCCCcaccaagaagaacaagaagccggCCAACCCGCCGAAGCGCTTCGTCCACACCCCGATCCCTCCCTCCATCCTCTCCGACCccaccctcgccgccgccgccacctccctccTCCCCGCCAACTACAACTTTGAGCTCCCCAAGACCGCGCACCGCATCCGCTCCGCGGGCGCGCGCCGCGTCGCCCTGCAGCTTCCGGAGGGCCTGCTCCTCTTCTCGCTCCCGCTCTCGCACCTCCTCGCGCCATACCTCGAGCCCGACCCTGCCAACGACGTCCTCGTCCTCGCGGACGCCACCTACGGAGCCTGCTGCCTCGCCGACCGCCCCGCCAAGGCGCTCGCCGCCGACGTCCTCGTCCATTACGGCCACTCATGCCTCGTCCCCGTCACATCCTCCCTACTCCCAGTGCTCTACGTCTTCGTCGAGATCCGTGTCGACGCCaatcgcctcgccgccgccgtccgcaATGCCTTCCCGGACGCCGACGCCGCGCCGCGCCTCGCCATCGCCGGGACCGTGCAGTTCATCTCCGCGGTGCACGCCGCGCGCGAGATGCTCACGAGGGAGGGGTACCGCGACATCGTCGTGCCACAGGCGAAGCCGCTGTCCGCTGGCGAGATTCTTGGCTGCACCGCGCCGGCGCTGAAGAAGTCGGAGGGGGTAGGCGCGGTGGTGTTCGTCGCGGACGGGAGGTTCCACCTCGAGGCGTTTATGATCGCCAATCCCGGGGTGAAGGCCTACCGGTTTGACCCATTTCTTGGGGTCCTTGTGCTGGAGGAGTATGATCATGTTGGCATGAAGCAGGCAAGGAAAGCGGCGGTGCTGGCGGCGAGGAAGGCCAAGAACTGGGGAGTTGTACTAGGCACGCTCGGGAGACAGGGGAGCGTCAAGGTTCTTGACAGGGTGATGGAGCATTTGGACGAGAAAGGGTTGGAGTACACGGTGGTGCTCATGTCGGAGCTGTCCCCGGCAAGGATGGAGCTATTTGGGGATTCAGTTGATGCTTGGGTGCAGATTGCGTGTCCTCGCTTGTCCATCGATTGGGGGGAGGGTTTCAAGAAGCCAGTGCTGACGACCTTCGAGTTTGATGTCGCGCTGGGCTATGTTCCTGGGTGGTGGGAGAAGGGGAGCAGGGAATGGGGTGGCCAAGGTGGTAGTGGGTGCTGTCCGGGATCAGGAGGAACTTGTGGAAATTGTGATTGCAGTGCTGGTGATTGTTCTGGCGAGGATTTTGGAGGTGAGTATCCAATGGATTATTATTCACAAGACGGAGGCGATTGGAATAGCTGCTATATGAAGAAGAAGCCCTCTACTGGCGAGAGAAAGCCGCGTGTTCGGATTG GCAGCGGAGTATGA
- the LOC133920937 gene encoding uncharacterized protein LOC133920937 isoform X1 yields the protein MLRLRQVRSVLLNPFQPLAPAAMDAGDPSNSLALTAIEPSPLSPTKKNKKPANPPKRFVHTPIPPSILSDPTLAAAATSLLPANYNFELPKTAHRIRSAGARRVALQLPEGLLLFSLPLSHLLAPYLEPDPANDVLVLADATYGACCLADRPAKALAADVLVHYGHSCLVPVTSSLLPVLYVFVEIRVDANRLAAAVRNAFPDADAAPRLAIAGTVQFISAVHAAREMLTREGYRDIVVPQAKPLSAGEILGCTAPALKKSEGVGAVVFVADGRFHLEAFMIANPGVKAYRFDPFLGVLVLEEYDHVGMKQARKAAVLAARKAKNWGVVLGTLGRQGSVKVLDRVMEHLDEKGLEYTVVLMSELSPARMELFGDSVDAWVQIACPRLSIDWGEGFKKPVLTTFEFDVALGYVPGWWEKGSREWGGQGGSGCCPGSGGTCGNCDCSAGDCSGEDFGGEYPMDYYSQDGGDWNSCYMKKKPSTGERKPRVRIAGSGV from the exons ATGCTCCGTCTCAGGCAAGTCCGCTCGGTGCTCCTGAACCCTTTTCAGCCTCTCGCACCCGCCGCCATGGACGCTGGCGACCCCTCCAACTCGCTCGCCCTTACCGCCATCGAGCCATCCCCTTTGAGCCCcaccaagaagaacaagaagccggCCAACCCGCCGAAGCGCTTCGTCCACACCCCGATCCCTCCCTCCATCCTCTCCGACCccaccctcgccgccgccgccacctccctccTCCCCGCCAACTACAACTTTGAGCTCCCCAAGACCGCGCACCGCATCCGCTCCGCGGGCGCGCGCCGCGTCGCCCTGCAGCTTCCGGAGGGCCTGCTCCTCTTCTCGCTCCCGCTCTCGCACCTCCTCGCGCCATACCTCGAGCCCGACCCTGCCAACGACGTCCTCGTCCTCGCGGACGCCACCTACGGAGCCTGCTGCCTCGCCGACCGCCCCGCCAAGGCGCTCGCCGCCGACGTCCTCGTCCATTACGGCCACTCATGCCTCGTCCCCGTCACATCCTCCCTACTCCCAGTGCTCTACGTCTTCGTCGAGATCCGTGTCGACGCCaatcgcctcgccgccgccgtccgcaATGCCTTCCCGGACGCCGACGCCGCGCCGCGCCTCGCCATCGCCGGGACCGTGCAGTTCATCTCCGCGGTGCACGCCGCGCGCGAGATGCTCACGAGGGAGGGGTACCGCGACATCGTCGTGCCACAGGCGAAGCCGCTGTCCGCTGGCGAGATTCTTGGCTGCACCGCGCCGGCGCTGAAGAAGTCGGAGGGGGTAGGCGCGGTGGTGTTCGTCGCGGACGGGAGGTTCCACCTCGAGGCGTTTATGATCGCCAATCCCGGGGTGAAGGCCTACCGGTTTGACCCATTTCTTGGGGTCCTTGTGCTGGAGGAGTATGATCATGTTGGCATGAAGCAGGCAAGGAAAGCGGCGGTGCTGGCGGCGAGGAAGGCCAAGAACTGGGGAGTTGTACTAGGCACGCTCGGGAGACAGGGGAGCGTCAAGGTTCTTGACAGGGTGATGGAGCATTTGGACGAGAAAGGGTTGGAGTACACGGTGGTGCTCATGTCGGAGCTGTCCCCGGCAAGGATGGAGCTATTTGGGGATTCAGTTGATGCTTGGGTGCAGATTGCGTGTCCTCGCTTGTCCATCGATTGGGGGGAGGGTTTCAAGAAGCCAGTGCTGACGACCTTCGAGTTTGATGTCGCGCTGGGCTATGTTCCTGGGTGGTGGGAGAAGGGGAGCAGGGAATGGGGTGGCCAAGGTGGTAGTGGGTGCTGTCCGGGATCAGGAGGAACTTGTGGAAATTGTGATTGCAGTGCTGGTGATTGTTCTGGCGAGGATTTTGGAGGTGAGTATCCAATGGATTATTATTCACAAGACGGAGGCGATTGGAATAGCTGCTATATGAAGAAGAAGCCCTCTACTGGCGAGAGAAAGCCGCGTGTTCGGATTG CAGGCAGCGGAGTATGA
- the LOC133920938 gene encoding alcohol dehydrogenase class-3, protein MASSTQGQVITCKAAVAYEPNKPLVIEDVQVAPPQAGEVRVKILFTALCHTDHYTWSGKDPEGLFPCILGHEAAGIVESVGEGVTEVQPGDHVIPCYQAECRECKFCKSGKTNLCSKVRTATGAGVMMNDRQSRFSIDGKSIYHFMGTSTFSQYTVVHDVSVAKINQQAPLEKVCLLGCGVSTGLGAVWNTAKVEAGSIVAIFGLGTVGLAVAEGAKSAGASRIIGIDIDSKKFDVAKNFGVTEFVNPKDHDKPIQQVIIDLTDGGVDYSFECIGNVSVMRAALECCHKGWGTSVIVGVAASGQEIATRPFQLVTGRVWKGTAFGGFKSRSQVPWLVEKYMNKEIKVDEYITHSMNLTDINKAFDLLHEGGCLRCVLAID, encoded by the exons ATGGCGTCTTCCACCCAGGGTCAGGTCATCACCTGCAAAG CGGCGGTGGCGTATGAGCCGAACAAGCCTCTCGTGATCGAGGACGTGCAGGTGGCGCCGCCGCAGGCCGGCGAGGTCCGCGTCAAGATCCTCTTCACCGCACTCTGCCACACCGACCACTACACCTGGAGCGGCAAG GATCCTGAGGGTCTCTTTCCTTGCATTCTTGGTCACGAAGCTGCTGG AATTGTTGAAAGTGTCGGCGAAGGAGTAACTGAAGTGCAGCCTGGGGATCATGTCATTCCTTGTTACCAAGCAGAATGCAGAGAATGCAAGTTTTGCAAGAGCGGAAAGACCAACCTCTGCAGTAAAGTTCGTACTGCCACAGGGGCAGGCGTTATGATGAATGACCGCCAGAGCCGGTTCTCAATAGATGGGAAATCCATTTACCATTTCATGGGGACATCAACATTCAGCCAGTACACTGTAGTGCATGATGTCAGTGTTGCAAAGATCAACCAACAGGCACCTCTAGAAAAAGTCTGCCTGCTCGGCTGTGGTGTTTCTACCG GCCTTGGAGCAGTGTGGAATACTGCAAAGGTCGAAGCAGGCTCCATTGTTGCTATTTTTGGCCTTGGCACAGTTGGACTTGCT GTTGCTGAGGGCGCAAAATCAGCTGGTGCTTCTCGGATTATTGGCATTGACATTGATAGTAAAAAGTTTGATGTTG CAAAGAACTTTGGAGTTACAGAATTTGTGAATCCAAAAGACCATGACAAACCAATCCAACAGGTCATAATTGATCTTACAGATGGTGGCGTGGACTACAGTTTTGAATGCATTGGAAATGTTTCTGTTATGAGGGCTGCACTGGAATGCTGCCACAAG GGCTGGGGAACCTCTGTCATTGTTGGTGTTGCCGCATCTGGCCAGGAGATCGCCACACGGCCATTCCAGCTTGTCACTGGCCGTGTCTGGAAGGGAACAGCTTTCGGGGGCTTCAAGAGCCGATCCCAGGTTCCATGGCTTGTTGAGAAGTACATGAACAAG GAAATCAAAGTGGACGAGTACATTACCCACAGCATGAACCTCACTGACATCAACAAGGCATTCGACCTGCTGCATGAAGGTGGCTGCCTGCGCTGTGTGCTGGCAATTGATTGA